Genomic window (Akkermansiaceae bacterium):
GTGGCGGCAAACTGTAAAAAGCAACTCGTAATCCTCACCATCACCAAGTGCCTGAGCTGGGTCACATCCGGGATTGAGTGGCAGGCATTGCGCATCGACCCGGAACCCACAGCCGCTTGCCCTCGCCAACCTCGGAAGATCGCGACCAAGACCGTCGGAAAGATCCATCATTGACCGGATCTGAAAGTTTTCCGTTAGCCATGCTGACTCCTCCAGACGCGGCAGAAAATCGAGATGCTTGCCATTCATCGAGCCCCCCAGCCTGCCGGTCACGAGAATGCGGTCGCCCACCATACCGCCACAACGCGTGATCTGTTTTCCTTTGCCCACCCAACCAGTGCCCGCGATTGAAATCACCGCAGCTGAACCCAAAGGAACCGAACTTGTTTCACCACCACAGATCGTAGCTCCGTAAGTGGTGGCGCATTTTTGCATACCACCGTAGAGATCCTCGACGTATTTTACCTTCTTGTCTGCGGGCATGGCAATGGTCACCAACAATTGTCCCGGCCACCCGCCCATGGCGGCAAAGTCGCTGATCACCCTGGCCACCGCCTTCCAGCCCACCCTGGATGCTTCCGTTCCAGCCAGGTAGTGAACCCCCTCCACCAGGGAATCCGTCTTCAGCAACTGGTATCGATCCGCTAACCCCACGTCCACCACGGCACAATCGTCACCCGGTCCCACGACGATCGAATCGTCAGCACCAACGGCATTTTCCAGCTGACCCAGCAATCGTTCGATCAGGGCGTCCTCTCCCATGTCATTCAGTTGTTTCATCCCAACACCATTGCAGGCTAAAACGCCCGGAAACCCAAAACAATTCTGATGAAAATTATCCGAACAAATCCTGTAAATCTACCTTTTTTTCAGCATAATGGGTGTGTGCTCCACCGACTTACCATCCTGATTCTCATCTTGACGCTGCCAACCATCGCCGCGCCCAGGGGCAGCGGATTGCCCGGCAGTGTCGCCAAAGAGCTAGGCAAAGCACCAGCCTACCAGGAAGGTGTCCAGGCCATGGAGGATCAACTCCACGATATCGCCGTCACTAAGTTCAGGGCAGCTTTGGAAGACAAAAAAATCAGCAGCGCCTCCAAACCCTACCTTACCCTGGCTCTGATCGAGGCATTGGTCCGCTCAAGCGCCTCTCCCCATGGCGACCTCAAGCAGGCGGAGGAGGCGCTCAAGCTGATCGAAGAAAAAACCATCAAGGACTTGAACTCAGCCCCCATTTGGAAAGCCGAAGCGTTGGCCTCGTTAGGCCGTTATCAGGACGCCGACAAGTCGCTGTCTGAAATCCCGCCAACACATCCTCTGAGCGGTGAAATTCTCCTTGCCCGCGCACGCATCCTTCTTGCCCTGGACCGCAGCAACGAAGCCCTGGGCATCCTCGTCAAACTTGGCCAGTCGAAAGCATCAAAGATCAGCAACGAGGCCAACTTACTCGCTGCCGAGATTCATATCGACCAGTCAAGATACGACACGGCCCAGAAGATGCTCGAAAAAATCGATGGTCAGGATGCGGAAACAGCCAGATTAAAAGAATACCTGGGGGCGCGCATCACTCTTGCCGAAGGAAATTCCGCCGAGGCAACAAACCGTTTCCAGTCGCTTATCACGGCACCCGACAACCTGACGGAACGTATTTTCCATGCCTGCATTCTCGGCAAGGCTGATGCCCAGGTCGCCAACAAACAAAGTGAAGCTGCCATCGCAACACTCGAACAATTCATTTCCGACTACCCGGAATCTTCGGCCATCCAAGAGGCGTTTATCCGGCTTTCCGCCCTGCTGCCTGAAAACCTGGCCGACGATGCTCCCAGCATGGTCAAACTCCGGCAATGGAGCAGCGAAACACCGCTCCCGGAGGATGTCCTGTATATCGGAGGTGACAGCAACGCCGCGATTCACCCACTCATGCCAAGTTCCAACGAACATGCTGACCGGGTTAGCCTGGCACTTTACCATCGCGCACTCCTGTTAGCCCGCACCAAGGATCAAGATAAACATGATCAGGCAATGGCCTTGCTCAGGCGGCTCAGGTCCCAGCATAGCGACAGCCCCAAACCTCCCAGTGAACTGTATTTCAAGCTAGCCTCCGCCTCATTGCTGGACACGGCCTATCTCCACCTCAAACAAAACCATCCCGAGCAAGCGACCTATACCCTTTCCGTGATGGAGAAGGTGGCATTCTCGCCACGCCTCAAAGACCAGGCCAGTTACATCCGGGGATTGTTACTCGCCCGGGAAGGCAAACTGGACATCGCCCTCGAGGCATTCAACTACGCCCGGGAATCCACTTCCGAGGACATTGCCCATGCCGCCAAGGTCAATGCCGGCATCGTGGCACTCAAAGCAACCAACCTGATTGCCTTTGAAAAAATCCTGCAATCATCTGCGCAAGCCAACGTCCGCACCGCGCTCCTACTCGAACGGGCCTTATGGAAATGCAGTCAGGAGGATGCCACGGGGCGCAGTGAACTGGAGTCATTCATTGTGACACACCCGAATCATCCACGCGAAAACGAAGCCCGTTTGGCACTCGCCGCCGCCTCAGTGAATATTTCCCCACCTGATGTCATGCTTGCGACGGCCCAGCTCGAAATCATCTCGCCCCGCCTAAGCGATGCAGCATCCCAGCTTACCATCACACGCATCCTGATCAGAGCGGAGGAGCTGAGCCTCAACTGGACTGCCGCTGCCGCTGCCGCTGAAAGATTCATCACCACTTTCAAGGACGACCCCAACATCCCGTCCTTACAACTCAGGCGGGGTGAAGCCTACTACCATAACGAGGACTACAACAAGGCACGCCTGATCTTTAACGACATCACAACCAAGTACCCGGACAGTCCGTTCTCGCCCTATGCCAGTTTTTTTGCCGCCATGTCCGCGCGGCTTGGCGGCACGGCCCAGGCACGGGAAGAGTGTATCACGATGTTCCAGAAAATCATCGACAGCAACCATGAGCTGTCCGCCGAGTCACGGATTCAGCAAAGCCGGGTGCTCATTGATCTCCGTCGGTATACGGAGGCGGAAACAAGCCTCAAACCATTACTCGACCCGAAAAAAACACCCGCTCCGCTCTGCCGTGCCGCCGGGGTGTTGATGGCTGATTGCCTACACCGGCAAGGTGCAGCCGACTCCGCGAAATACGAAGAGGCTATCAAAATCTACAATGAGCTGCTTGCCGCCGAAAATTTGCCTCTGGCCTGGGAAAACCGACTCCATTTTCTCCGCGGGCAAACCTACGAAAGCATGTCCAAGGTCAGTGATGCCTTTGGCTCCTATTACGATGTCGTCATACGGGGCAACATCCCCACCGCCGGCAAGGCCAACAAGGAGGAATGGCTCTGGTTCTATCGATGTGGATTCAAAGCCCTCGCTATGTTGGAATCAGACAAACGCTGGGAGGCCGCCGTCAAACTCGCACGCCGCATTGCTTCATTCAATGGCCCCCGTGCGGAAGAGGCAGCCAAACGAGCCAATAGCCTGGCAAAAAAACACATGATTTGGGAAGACGTCGATCCAGAGCCCATCGAGCCCGACCCCATCACCGGCAACAAAGACAAAGCCGCTCCCGCCTCTGAATAGATTCCCCCCAATCAACCAACCAGCCAACCAACCAACCACCCCATGCGCACAGCAGTTTATGCAGGGTCATTTGACCCCCTCACCAATGGCCACCTTTGGATGATTGAAAAAGGCTTGGAGATGTTCGACCGCCTCTACGTCGCCATTGGTAGCAATCCATCCAAGTCCTACACCTTCAATGTAAAGGACCGCCTCTCCCTTTTGCGTGATTCCATCCCGTCCTGCGAACGGCTTACCATCGCCGAATTTAAAAACCGCTATTTGGTGAACTACGCCCGCAGTGTCGATGCCCAGTATATCCTGCGTGGTATCCGTTCATCAAACGACTACGAGTATGAACGCGTCATGCGCCACATCAATGGAGACATGGCTCCGAGTATAACCACGACATTCCTGATGCCCCCCCGGGATATCGCCGAGCTCTCATCAAGCATGGTGAAGAGCCTCATCGGCCCCGAGGGATGGGAGGACTCGGTCCGCCGCTACGTCCCCCCTGCCGTGTTCACCGCACTCCAGGAAATGGATCACGATCAATGATCGTGTACGAGGCACTCTGCACGGATTGTCACTCGCGCCACTTGTTGAATTGCGCCACTTGTTAGCATACCATGATCTCCGTACTTGATTTATTTACCATTGGAATTGGACCGTCCAGCTCTCACACCGTGGGGCCTATGCGTGCTGCTTTTGATTTCACCCGGCAACTCGCCAGTACCGACCAAGCCG
Coding sequences:
- the thiL gene encoding thiamine-phosphate kinase, with protein sequence MKQLNDMGEDALIERLLGQLENAVGADDSIVVGPGDDCAVVDVGLADRYQLLKTDSLVEGVHYLAGTEASRVGWKAVARVISDFAAMGGWPGQLLVTIAMPADKKVKYVEDLYGGMQKCATTYGATICGGETSSVPLGSAAVISIAGTGWVGKGKQITRCGGMVGDRILVTGRLGGSMNGKHLDFLPRLEESAWLTENFQIRSMMDLSDGLGRDLPRLARASGCGFRVDAQCLPLNPGCDPAQALGDGEDYELLFTVCRHAVEKVCAEWARRFPGLPLTVVGELVSGEGDTSLGEVGWQHFKR
- a CDS encoding tetratricopeptide repeat protein, with amino-acid sequence MLHRLTILILILTLPTIAAPRGSGLPGSVAKELGKAPAYQEGVQAMEDQLHDIAVTKFRAALEDKKISSASKPYLTLALIEALVRSSASPHGDLKQAEEALKLIEEKTIKDLNSAPIWKAEALASLGRYQDADKSLSEIPPTHPLSGEILLARARILLALDRSNEALGILVKLGQSKASKISNEANLLAAEIHIDQSRYDTAQKMLEKIDGQDAETARLKEYLGARITLAEGNSAEATNRFQSLITAPDNLTERIFHACILGKADAQVANKQSEAAIATLEQFISDYPESSAIQEAFIRLSALLPENLADDAPSMVKLRQWSSETPLPEDVLYIGGDSNAAIHPLMPSSNEHADRVSLALYHRALLLARTKDQDKHDQAMALLRRLRSQHSDSPKPPSELYFKLASASLLDTAYLHLKQNHPEQATYTLSVMEKVAFSPRLKDQASYIRGLLLAREGKLDIALEAFNYARESTSEDIAHAAKVNAGIVALKATNLIAFEKILQSSAQANVRTALLLERALWKCSQEDATGRSELESFIVTHPNHPRENEARLALAAASVNISPPDVMLATAQLEIISPRLSDAASQLTITRILIRAEELSLNWTAAAAAAERFITTFKDDPNIPSLQLRRGEAYYHNEDYNKARLIFNDITTKYPDSPFSPYASFFAAMSARLGGTAQAREECITMFQKIIDSNHELSAESRIQQSRVLIDLRRYTEAETSLKPLLDPKKTPAPLCRAAGVLMADCLHRQGAADSAKYEEAIKIYNELLAAENLPLAWENRLHFLRGQTYESMSKVSDAFGSYYDVVIRGNIPTAGKANKEEWLWFYRCGFKALAMLESDKRWEAAVKLARRIASFNGPRAEEAAKRANSLAKKHMIWEDVDPEPIEPDPITGNKDKAAPASE
- the coaD gene encoding pantetheine-phosphate adenylyltransferase, producing MRTAVYAGSFDPLTNGHLWMIEKGLEMFDRLYVAIGSNPSKSYTFNVKDRLSLLRDSIPSCERLTIAEFKNRYLVNYARSVDAQYILRGIRSSNDYEYERVMRHINGDMAPSITTTFLMPPRDIAELSSSMVKSLIGPEGWEDSVRRYVPPAVFTALQEMDHDQ